CGAGCGCACGCGCGCGCTGGTCGCGATCGACGCCGTGGCCACCGTCCAGGCCGTGCCCGGTGCGAGCGGACGGCAGGGCGATCCGATCGGCCACCGGGCCGGACGGGACCACACGACGCTGGCCGACCTGCTGAGCCACCTGGTCGACGGCGATGTGGACGTCGCGCTGGGCCTCCGGGGTGGCGGCACGGTGGCCGGTCGCCTGGTGGCCGTGGGCCAGGACCTGGCGCTGGTGCGCCCGCCCGACCGGGGGCCGCTCGTCTACGCCCGGCTGTCCTCGGTCGCCGACGCGTCCTTCCCGGCATCGACGAGCTCGGGGTAGAGGTGCTCGAGCGAGCCGGGCGGGATCCGGCAGGAGTCGATGAAGGCGAGGACCTCGGCCTCCTGGAGGCGGATGACCCGACCGAACCGGTAGGCGGGCAGCGACCCTTCGTCGATGAAGCGGTACAGGGTGCGCGGAGTGATGCCGAGGCGCTCGGCGGCCTCCTTGGTCGAGAGCCAGCGGATCTGCTCGGTCATGCCGCGCAGCATACCGAACGTGACCGGTCACGACAGGGATCGCATCGGAAGGTGCTGAACATCCACGAGAAGTATGCAAAGGTGTGGAGATGATCACCGAGCAGGATCGGCGGACGCCGCTCGATGTGGAGGAGCCGGCGCCGCGACGCGCCCACGGCCGTCCCCGACGTCCCTTGCCCTCGAGCCGCGCGGTGGTCGGCGGCCTCCTCGTGGCGAGCGCGGCGCTCGGGTCGGTCGTCATCGCCACCTCGGGGAGCGGACCCGCGACCGTCCCCGTGCTCGTGGCCGACGGCACGGTCGAGCCGGGCACGGCACTCGGCCCCTCGTCGCTCCGCGTGGTGGAGATGGCGCTCCCGGCGGAGCTGCTCGACTCGACCTTCGACGACCCCGACGAGCTGCGAGGGACGGTCAGCCGCTCACGTCTCGCAGACGGCGAGCTGCTCCAGGACGGCGACGTCGTCGCCTCCACGCCCGAGCAGCGAGCGGCCGCGCCGGCGCGTGAGGTCTCGCTGCGCCTCGACGCCCATCGGGTCGTCGCGGGCCGCGTGGAGCCGGGGGACACCGTCGACGTCCTGGCGACCTACGGCAACGGGGCCGACGCCACGACCACACTCGTGCTCGGCGATGCCCACGTCATCGCGGTCGAGTCCTCCGACGACCGCATCGCCGGGTCCCGCACCGTCATCCTCACCCTGGCCCTCGACGAGCGCGCCGACACCGTCGCGCTCGCGCACGCCCTCGACGTCGCGTCGATCAACGTGGTGCGCACCACGACGGCCTCGCCGGGCGATGCGGTCGAGCCGTACACGCTCGGCGATGCCCCCGAGGCGCAGGACTCGTGAACGCCGAGCGCTACGTCGTCCTCGGCCTCGCCCGGCCACGCGCTCCCTGGTTCAGCGAGATCTCGCGCTGGGCGACCTCGGCGGCCCTGCCCATCGAGTTCGTCAAGTGCCTCACGCCGGAGGAGGTCGCGGCACGCCTCGCGAGCGGACGTCGGTGGTCGGCGCTGGTCGTCGACGCGTCCTCTCCCGGCGTCGATCGGGACCTCCTCGACGTCGCCTCCCGCGCCGGGACCGGGACGATCGTCGTCGCCGATCCGCGCTCCTCGCGCGACTGGGTCGATCTCGGGGCACGTGCGGTGCTCCCCTCCGACTTCGACCGCGACCAGCTCCTCGCCGCCCTCGCCGAGCACGCCCGCCCGGTGGCGTCCACCGGCCCGACCACGACGGACGCACCGCTCGCCCCTCTCCCACCGTGGCAGGGGCGGCTCGTGGCGGTGACCGGTACTGGCGGCACCGGTGCCTCCACGGTGGCGGCCGTCCTGGCTCAGGGACTCGCCACGTCCGCGAGCGACGCGCGGATGGTCCTGCTGGCCGACCTCTGCCTCGACGCGGACCAAGCCGTCCTCCACGACACGGTCGACGTCGTGCCCGGCCTCCCCGAGCTCGTCGACGCCCACCGCCTGGGACGCCCCGACGTCACCGAGGTCCGCCACACCTGCTTCGCCGGCAGCCCCGAACGCCCGTACGACCTCCTGCTCGGTCTCCGTCGCCACCGCGACTGGACGGCCCTGCGGCCGCGCGCCGTCCAGGCTGCGCTGCACAGCCTGCGGCATGCCTACCGCCACGTCGTCGTCGACGTCGACCCCGAGGTCGAGGGTGAGAGGGAGACCGGGTCCCACGACGTCGAGGAGCGGAACCTCCTCGCCCGCAGCGCTCTTCGGGAGGCCGATGCCGTGCTCCTCGTCCTTCGACCGGACGTCGTCGGGCTCCATCGGGGCGCACGACTCGCACGGGAGATGCTGGCGTTCGGGGTGCCGCCCGAGCGGATGGTGCCGATCGTCAACCGCATCGGCCGCTCGCCCCGCCACCGCTCCGAGATCACCGCGACGTTCGCCCACCTCGTCGGCGATGGCGCCGACGGGATGGCCAGTCCCACGTTCCTCGCCGAGCGCCGACGCCTGGACGACCTCGTGCGCAGCGGCGGCGCCTGGCCCGCACCGCTGGGGCGGCTGCTCGCCGACACGGTGTCGGCGGTGACGACGGAGGCGTCCCGATCCGGCGCGGCGACGTCCGACGTGCCGGAGCGCATCGTGCCGGGGAGCCTCGGCACCTACGCCGACCTGGAGACCGACGCCTCGTGACGACCACCCGACCTGAGGCCGCGCCCGGCGTGGGCGACAGCCCGCTCCTCGAGATCGAACGACGGGTCGCCGAGCGGGCCAAGGACCTGGCGATCGACCTCGATCGGCACGATGCCGAGGCGTCGCTGCGCCGGCTCGTCAACGAGGAGATCACCACCTGGGCGGACGACTACGAGCGCGGTCGCCGTCACCACCCCCTCGCCGACCCCGAACGCGTCGCCGAGCGGGCGCTGCGCAACATCGCCGGCCTCGGCCCCCTCGGACCGCTGCTCGCCGACGAGGACGTCTGGGAGATCATGGTCAACGCCCCCGATGCGGTCTTCGTCAAGCGCCACCGGGGGCACTCCGGCTACCACGACGAGGTCTTCCACGACGACGAGCACGTGATCCGGGTGCTCACCAAGATCCTCGACGGGTCGGCCGGCGCCCACCGCAAGCTCGACCCCACCGAGGGGCTCCAGGACGCGCAGCTCGACGACGGCGCCCGCCTCCACATCGTCCACGGGGACGTCAGCCGCGGCGGCCACGTCATGGTGAACATCCGCAAGTTCACGGGTGTCCCGTTCTCCGACCTCCGGGAGCTCGTCGAGCGCGGCACGCTCTCTGAGCAGGCGGCGACGTTCCTCGCGGCCTGCGTGCGTTCCCGCCTGTCGATCGTGTTCGCCGGCGCACCGGGAGCGGGCAAGACGACCCTGCTCTCCTGCTGCGCCGCCGAGATCGATCCGTCGCTGCGGGTCGTGATCGCCGAGGAGGTCTTCGAAGCGGACGTCCCGGTGGCGAACGTGGCGAGCATGCAGACGCGCCCCGCCCGCGCCGACCGCCCGGCGGTCGACCTCCGGCGGCTCGTCGCCGGGTTCCTGCGGATGGCGCCGGACGTCGCCATCGTCGGCGAGGTCCGCGATCGCGAGGCGCTGCCGCTCCTCCTCACGCTGTCGTCCGGCGTGAAGGGGTTCACCACGATCCACGCAGGGTCGTCGCGCCAGGCCCTGACCCGCCTGCGGTTCGTCGCCCAGCTCTCCGACACCGGGCACGACCTGACGGTCGCCAGCCTCACCGCCCTCGTCACCGAGGCGGTCGACCTGGTGGTGCACTCCGCGAGGCGACCCGGAGGTCCCGTCGTCACGTCGATCCTCGCCGTGGAGGACCTCACCGCGGCTGCCGACGCGGGCCACTTCACCACGACCGAGCTGTTCCACCGGCGGCCGGAGGACGATCGCCTGGTGTGGACCGGCCACCTCCCGGTCCGCGCGTCGCGGGCACTGGCCGACACCGGCATCTCCGTCCGCGAGCTCCTCGACGACGGGGACGGACGATGACCCTGGTCGTCGCCTCGGCCGCCGCGCTCGGCACCTTCTACCTCGTCACCGCCACGTGGTTCGGGTGGACCGGCCTCCGTCCTGCACCTCACCCCGCCCACCGAGGACGAGCACGGCGCGTGCGTCCGGACGAGTGGCTGGTGCAGGCCGGGCTGGCCGATGTGCGCACCACCCAGTTCGTCGCGGCCACGATCGCGGTGGGTCTCGCTGCGGCAGCCGTCGGGGGCGCGCTCCTCGGCGGCGTCGCGCCGGCGGTCGCCACCGGCATCCTCGCCGCAGGCACACCGTTCGCGTCCTACCGGCGGCGGCGCCAGCACCGGCTCGACCTCGCTCGCGACGCGTGGCCGCACCTGATCGAGGAGATCCGGCTCCGTGTCGGGTCCCTCGGCCGGTCGATCCCCCAAGCGCTCTTCGAGGTGGGCGAGCGGGGCCCGGTCGAGATGCGCCCCGCGTTCGAGGCGGCGCACCGCGAGTGGCTGCTGACCACGGACTTCGAGCGCACCACAGCGGTGCTCAAGGACCGCCTGGCGGACCCGACGGCCGATGTGGTGTGCGAGACGCTCCTCGTCGCGCACGCCCTCGGGGGCTCCGACGTGGGCGAGCGCCTCGCGGCGTTGGTCGAGGACCGCATCCTCGACCTCCAGGGACGCAAGGACGCCCGCGCCAAGCAGGCGGGCGCGCGGTTCGCCCGCCGCTTCGTCGTCCTCGTCCCCGTCGGGATGGCCCTGGCCGGCATGCAGGTCGGCGACGGCCGGGCGGCGTACGCGTCGGCCGCCGGCCAGGCCGTCGCCCTCGTCGCCATCGGCCTCGTCGCGGCGTGCTGGTGGTGGGCAGGCCGCGTCATGCAGCTCCCCGAGCCGGAGCGGGTGTTCTCGTGACGACCCTCCTCCTCTTCGTCGTGGCCTGGGTCGGCGGAGCGCTCGCGCTGTCCGAGATCCGGTGGTTCCGACGAGCCCGCCTGGTCGATCGCCTGTCGCCCTACTCGCCGAGCAGCGCGCGCACCTCGACCCGCAGCTCCGTCTCGGTCGAGTCCGTCGTGGACGTGGTCGGGCCGCTCGCCCGATCGGCGGGCGCAGCAGTCTCGCGCGCCGTCGGCGTCGACGACGACCTCGCGACCCGGCTGCATCGCCTGCACTCCGCCGCCGATCCCACGGCCTTCCGAGTCCGCCAGATCGGGTGGTCCGTCGCCGCTCTGGGCGCGGGTGCCGCCGCCACCGTCACGTTGGGGCCACCGCCGGCCCTCGCCGCCGTCCTGCTGCTCGGCCTCCCCGTGCTGGCCGTTCTGATCCCCGAGCAGCAGCTGGCGACGGCGCTCTCGACCCGGCGACGGCGACTCGTGCTCGAGCTGCCCGTCGTGGCCGAGCAGCTGGGCATGCTGCTCTCGGCCGGCTACTCGCTCGGCAACGCGCTCGGACGACTCGCCGAGCGCGGCCACGGACCGTCCGCCGAGGACCTGCGTCGAGCCTGCGCCCGGATCCGCTACGGGACCGGCGAGATCGAGGCGCTGCGCGAGTGGGCCGCCGCCGCGCGCGTCCCCGCGGTCGATCGGCTCGTCGCCATCCTCGCCCTGAACCGCGAGGCCGGCGACCTCGGCCGCTTCATCTCCGAGGAGGCCCGGGCGATCCGGCGCGACACGCAGCGCGACCTCGTCGAGACCATGGAGCGGCGCGCTCAGCAGGTGTGGATCCCGGTGACCGTCGCCGCCCTCGTCCCCGGGACGCTCTTCCTCGTCGTCCCCTTCCTCGACGCCATGCGCCTGTTCACCACCTCGTGAACCGTCCACCTCACGAAAGGAGCCCACGATGATCGGGCTGCTCACCCACCTCTCGATCCGACTCGCCCGTTCGACCCCCGCTCGACGGGTCGCTGCGGCGCTCGGCGACGACCGGGGCGAAGGCGTCATCTCCGCCGCGATCGCCGTCCTGATCATGGCGTTCCTCGGCGCCGCGATGTGGGTGGGGTTCGACGCCATCTGGGGCGACGCCGAGACCAACATCGGTGACCAGGTCGACCAGATCGGGCGCTGACGGTGCCGCCGGCCGCCGACGAGCGGGGCGCCGGGCTCATCGGGACGATCGCGGCGTTGTCCGTGTTCCTGGTGCTCCTCACGTTCGCCGTGCAGCTGCTGTTCAACCTGTATGCGACCTCAGCGGTGACGGCGGCCGCGTACGACGCGGCGACGATGGTCGCGTCGGGATCGGTGGACGCCGACGATCCCGCCGACCTCGGCACGGCCGTCCGCTCCGCCGAGGAGCACGCCCGGTCCCTGCTCGGCGACTACGGCGACCGGGCCACCTTCGACTGGGACCTCCGCGACGACCGAGTGCGGCTGTCGGTCGAGGTCGACCACGCACGCGTGGCCATCTCGCCGGTGCTCGGCGCGTTCGGGCTGAACCGCGTCGAGCGGTCGGTCGAGGTGCGGGTGGAGAGGCCGCGGTGACGGCACTGCGAGAGCGTCTCGCGGGGCTGCGCCACGACGACCGGGGCCAGGTCGCCGGCATCGAGGTGCTGCCGTTCGGCTTCCTGATCTTCGTCGTCGGCGTGCTGCTCCTGGCCAACGCGTGGGCGGTCGTCGACGCCAAGCTCGCGGTCACGGCGGCCGCCCGCGAGGCGGCACGCACCTACGTCGAAGCACCCGACGAGTCCACGGCTGCGACCTCGTCGCACGCAGCGGCGCTCGATGCGCTGACCGGTCAGCGTGGCGGCGAGACCCTGGACCTGCGCATCAGCGTCGACGGCGGCTTCCGCAGGTGCGCCCTCGTCACCGCGCAGGTGCGGGTGGACGTCCCCGCCGTGGGGTTGCCGTTCATCGGCGGGTTCGGCCGCACGTTCGAAGTCGCCGCGACCCACTCCGAGATCGTCGACCCCTATCGCTCCGGCCTGCCCGGTGAGGCCGACTGTGGCTGAACGCGCCCACCGGGACCGCGGGTCGGTGCTGCTGCTCTTCCCCGCCGCGTTCCTCATCGTGCTCGTGCTCGGCTCGATCGCGATCGACGCCGGCGTCGCCTTCATGCGCCAGCGCGAGCTCGCCACCGCGGCCTCCGCGGCGGTCAACGACGGTGTCGCGCTCGCCACCGCCGACGCCCTCGAGCGCGGCGACGGCGTGCGGATCGACCATGCCCGCCTCGAGGCGGCCGTCGTGGCGTCGCTCGATCGGCGCGGCGTCCTCGCGACGCTCACCGCTCCCCCACAGGTGCGGATCGTCGACAGCGACCTCGTCGAGGTCACCCTTGTCGCCCGCGCCGACTACGTCATTGCGCCCGCGCTGCCCGGCGGCCGCGACGGCATCGACGTGCGGGCCACGGCCACGGCGCGCCTCGTCGTCGACGACGGCTGATGCCGGGTCAGCTCTCCCGCAGGTAGGTGAGGACGGCGAGCACCCGGCGGTGCTCCTCGCCCGTGGGCTGCAGGTCGAGCTTGGTGAAGATGTTGCCGATGTGCTTCTCGACCGCCCCGCCGCTGATGACCAGCTGGTCCGCGATCGCCGGGTTCGAGCGGCCCTCGGCCATCAGCGCCAGCACCTCCCGCTCGCGTGGCGTCAGCCGCGACAGCGGCCCGGCGTTGCGGCGCTGCACGAACAGCTGCGCCACCACCTCGGGGTCGAGCACCGTGCCCCCCGACGCCACCGTCTCGATCGCCGACTCCAGCGTGTCCAGGTCCTCCACCCGGTCCTTCAGCAGGTAGCCGGCACCGCCCAACCCGTCGGCCAGCAGCTCGGCGGCGTAGGACTCCTCCACGTACTGCGACAGGACGAGCACCGGCGTCCCCGGCCGCCGCCGGCGGGCCTCGATCGCCGCCACCAGCCCGTCGTCGCGGTGGTTCGGCGGCATGCGCACGTCGACCAGCGCGAGGTCGGGCTCCAGCTCCACCACGGCGTCGACCAGCGACGGCCCGTCGCCCACGGCGCCGATCACCTCGTGGCCGAGCTCCGGCAGCAGCCGGGCCAGGCCCTCACGCAGCAGGACCGAGTCGTCGGCGATCAGGACGCGCACGGGATCCTCGCCACCAACCGGGTCGGCCCACCGGCCGGGCTCGACACGTCGAGCCGCCCGCCGAGCGCCTCCACCCTGTCGGCCAATCCGCTCAACCCGTGGCCCGGCAGCACCGTCGCCCCGCCCGCACCATCGTCCTCGACCTCCACCACCAGCTCCTCACCGTCGCGTCGCACCGACATGATCACCCTCGTCGCCTGCGCGTGCTTGGCCACGTTGGCCAGCGCCTCCGAGGCGACGAAGTAGGCCGCGGTCTCCACCGGCTCGTCGAGCGGGCTGTCCGATCCCAGGCGCACGTCGACCTCGGTCGGCACCGGGCTGCGGGCCGCCATCGCGGTCAGCGCCGGCTCGAGCCCGCGGTCGGCGAGGATCGGCGGCGCGATCCCCCGCGACAGGGCGCGCAGCTCCTCCAGCGTCTCGGCCGCCTGGCGCCGGGCCTCGGCGATCGCCTCCCGGGCCGACTCCGGCGACGACTCCAATCGGCGCTCGGCCACGGCCAGGTCCATCCCCAGGCGGACGAGGCGCTGCTGCGGCCCGTCGTGCAGGTCGCGCTCGAGGCGGCGCAGCGACGCCACCTCGGCCTGCGCGGCCGCCGAGCGCGCGGTGTCGAGCTGGCGGACACGTTCCTCCAGCTCCCGCACCCGGGAGTTGTCGAGCAACAGTCGGGCGAGGCCCTCGTGCATCGCGGCGCACAACTGGATGACCGGCCGCAGGAGGGCCAGGCCCACGAGGCCCATCAGCAGGTACAGCACCGCCTCGGGGATGTCCCAGTTGAGGAGCTCGGGCAGCGTCGTGTTCTCCTCCGGCGGGCCGAAGTCCACGAACCCCTGCCAGAACCAGAACGTGAACCCGTTGAGGACGACGGCCCACATCGTCGTCGCCACCACGAACGTGGCCACCCCGAGCGGGAACGACACCACCCCGTGCAGCGCGTCGAGCCACGGCTGCGGGGTGCGCACCGCGAGCAACCAGCGCCGCCAGGCCGAGGTGCCCTCCGGCCGCCGGTAGAGACCGGGCTCGATGCGCTGGTGACCCCGGATCGTCACCACCTCCCGCTGCAGCGTGGCGAACACCCGGGCCAGCCCCAGCACGATCACCAGCACGGGCAGGCCGACGACGAGGACGATGAGCCCCGCCGACAGCGCCAGGCCGGTGACCATGGCGACGAACGACGCCAGCGTCAGCGGGAACTGGAGGAACACGTAGACGCTGTCGCGGCCGAGGCCTTCGAACCACCCGACGCACCGCTCGTCCTCGTCGTGGTGGCCGGGAGGCCCGGCGGGCGGCATGCGGACGTGCATCTCGGTCATGGTGGCATCGTCCGGGATCGCGGCCCCGGATGCGATGCGGCGCGCGGGCGTCCGATGGTGGGGCGCGCCCCACCGGGCCTACAGGTTCGCCATCCAGCGCTCGGCCCGGTCGATCCGGCGCTGGAGCTCGTCGACCGCGGCGTCGGCGATGCGCCGGATGCCGGCCTCCGCGTTGAGCCGCTGGTTGACCTCCTGGTGGGTCAGCCCCGTGTACCGCGCCAGCTGGCGGGCCAGGTCGGCGTTGATCGCCCGCAGCTCCCGCTTCACCTCTGCGACGGGCCGGCCGTCGAGCTGGACGAGACCTCGGCTGCGGCCCGGCGGCGGGGGCGGCGGCAGGTCGATCGGCACCGACGTGTCGATCTCGTCGTCGAGCAGCTCGGCGTCGGGGTCGGCGTCGAACACCGAGTACTGGTTGGACGAGTCGGTCACCTCGGCCGAGAGCACCTGGAACAGCGAGAGCTGCTCCTCCTCCCCCGGCAACTCGTCGAGCGCCGTCGGGTCCTCCTCCGGCCGCACCGGGCCCTCGCCCTCCTCCCAGTTGCGGCGCAGGCTGTGGCGGCGCTGCTCGGCGATCGTCGCCGCGTACTGCCGCAGGCGCGGGTCGTCGGGGATGAACACCCACGCTCGCTCCTGCGCTGCCAGCCCGCCGGTGTGGCGGACGAACCGTCCGACGACCTGGCGGAAGAACAGCTCGGTCCCCGTCGTCGTCGCGAACACGCCGAGGCGCAACCGGGGGATGTCGACGCCCTCCGACACCATCCGCACCGCCACGATCCACGGCAGGTTCCCCTCGGCGAACGCCGCGATGCGCGTCGAGGCGGTCGGGTCGTCGGACGTGACGACCATGGCCGTCACCCGGTGGCGCATCCTCAGCAGCTCCGCGATGCCCCGGGCGTGCTCCTGGTCCGTGGCGACGACGAGTCCGGCGGCGTCGGGCTGCTCGCGCCGCAGGTCCATCAGCCGGTCGTTGGCCTGGCGCAGCACGGCCGGCAGCCACTCGCTGTCGAGCGACAGGGCGGTCCGCAGGCGCTGCGACGACCGGGTCTGGTCCAGCGCGTCGTCGAAGCTCGCGGCGTTGAGCGTGCCGTCGGGGGCGCTCCACTCCATGAACCCACCGATGGCCGGGAAGTACACGGGCCGGACCACCCGCCGATCCTCGAGCGCGGCCGCGTAGCCGTAGTCGAAGTCGGCCACCGCCTCGTCGTTCACGTAGTTGACGAACGGGATGGCGTGGGTGTCGGAGCGGAACGGCGTCCCCGACAGCGACAGGCGCTGAGGTGCGCCCTCGAAGGCCCGCCGGATCGCCGTGCCCCACGCCCGCTCGTCGCCGGCGTGGTGGAGCTCGTCGAGCACGACGATGCACCGGCCGCTGTGGCGACGGAGCGCCTCGGGGTTCGCCGCCACCTGCTGGTAGGTCACCGCGATCCCGTGCATGTCCCGCGGCAGCTGCCCGCCGGCGGACGACCACGCCGGCTCGAGCTGGATCCCGAGGCGCGCCGCGGCACGCGCCCACTGCACCTTCAGGTGGCTCGTGGGGGCCACGACGACGACCTGGTGACGAGGCTCCCGGGACAGGTGCTGGAGCACGGCGGCGAGGGCGAAGGTCGTCTTGCCGGCGCCCGGGGTCGCGACGGCCAGGAAGTCGGGGCCGTCGTGCTCGGCCAGGCGATCTAACGCCTCCTTCTGCCAGCGGCGAAGCCGGATCGAGCGGGACATCGGCCGACCCACGATAGTGGCGAGCGGCCACGGCCCATCCGTGTGCGTCATGTCGTTTCATTGCCTCTTGACTCTCCACATGCCAGCCGACACCATGGCGGTCGTGCCCGACGACCGCTCCATCGAGGTGGACGCCACCGGGGACCGTCCGACGGTCACCAAGACCGCCCGCGGACCAGCCGCCCGCCGGCTGCGGGTGGAAGCCGCGGCCCTCACCGCGGCACGCCACCCCGGCGTGGTGGCCGTGGTGGGCGACCTGCCGACGACCTCCGACGACGGCACGGTCGTCCTGCGCACCCGGTTCGTCGGCTCCCGCACGCTGGCCACCCTCGGTCCGGTCGAGCCCTCCCGTGCCGCGGCGCTCATCGCCTCGCTGGCCGCGACGGTCGCCGACCTGCACGACCTCGGCATCGTCCACCGCCGCCTCACCGCCGACCACGTCGTGGTCGCCACCGACGGTCGACCCGTCCTCTGCGGGTTCGCCGAAGCTGCGCAGGTCGCACGGCCGGGCGCAGCCACCGCGGACGACGTCGCCCAGCTCGGGGAGCTCCTCCGCACCCTCGTCGCCGACGCGCCGACCGAGCTCGAGGAGCCGCCGGCGCGACGACTCACCCGTCGCCGATCCGATGCCCACGTGCGCGGGGCGCTGCTCAACCTCGCCGACCAGGCGACCGCCGACGAGTGGATCCGGCGCCCCACGGCCCGCCAGTTCGCCGCCGCCATCTCGACCACCGTCCCCGGGGCCACCCTGCCCCCTCCCCCGCACGCGCTCCCGGGCCCGTCCTCCACCCCCACCACCCCGGCGGGCCCGGTCGCCCGGCGCCGCCGCAGCGAGCACCACCCCGAGGAGGATCCGGTCGCCCCTCCTCGCACCCCGCCCTCGCTGCGGCGGCCCGGGCTCCTCGTGGGCAGCGCCCTCGGCACCGTCCTCCTCGTCGGCCTCGCCGTGCCCCTGTCACTCGGCGGTGCCGACGGCACGCCGCCGCCGCCGACCGCACCTCCGGCCTCCACCACGACGACAGACGCGGCGATCGCCCACCCGGCCGTCTCGCCGACCACCACCACCGCCTCGCCTCCCCCGCTCGACCTCGCCGGCGCCGCGGGGTGCGCCACCGTGCCCGGCACCTCGCTCGCCGCCACCGCCAGCGGGCAGCCGTGCACCGCGGCCGTCGCCTTCGAGGCCGGGCGGCTCACCATCGACGGCACGGCCTTCGACATCGGCGTCGACCCGGCCGCGATCGCGCTCGGCGACCTCACCTGCCGGGGCGAGGTCGAGCTGGCTGTCGTCGACCTCACCACCGGCGACGTCGCCGTCTTCGAGCGCTGGGCCCGCCCGGGCGAACCGGTCCAGGGCGCGACGGTCGCTCGCATCGAC
This portion of the Actinomarinicola tropica genome encodes:
- a CDS encoding P-loop NTPase family protein; the encoded protein is MNAERYVVLGLARPRAPWFSEISRWATSAALPIEFVKCLTPEEVAARLASGRRWSALVVDASSPGVDRDLLDVASRAGTGTIVVADPRSSRDWVDLGARAVLPSDFDRDQLLAALAEHARPVASTGPTTTDAPLAPLPPWQGRLVAVTGTGGTGASTVAAVLAQGLATSASDARMVLLADLCLDADQAVLHDTVDVVPGLPELVDAHRLGRPDVTEVRHTCFAGSPERPYDLLLGLRRHRDWTALRPRAVQAALHSLRHAYRHVVVDVDPEVEGERETGSHDVEERNLLARSALREADAVLLVLRPDVVGLHRGARLAREMLAFGVPPERMVPIVNRIGRSPRHRSEITATFAHLVGDGADGMASPTFLAERRRLDDLVRSGGAWPAPLGRLLADTVSAVTTEASRSGAATSDVPERIVPGSLGTYADLETDAS
- a CDS encoding DEAD/DEAH box helicase, encoding MSRSIRLRRWQKEALDRLAEHDGPDFLAVATPGAGKTTFALAAVLQHLSREPRHQVVVVAPTSHLKVQWARAAARLGIQLEPAWSSAGGQLPRDMHGIAVTYQQVAANPEALRRHSGRCIVVLDELHHAGDERAWGTAIRRAFEGAPQRLSLSGTPFRSDTHAIPFVNYVNDEAVADFDYGYAAALEDRRVVRPVYFPAIGGFMEWSAPDGTLNAASFDDALDQTRSSQRLRTALSLDSEWLPAVLRQANDRLMDLRREQPDAAGLVVATDQEHARGIAELLRMRHRVTAMVVTSDDPTASTRIAAFAEGNLPWIVAVRMVSEGVDIPRLRLGVFATTTGTELFFRQVVGRFVRHTGGLAAQERAWVFIPDDPRLRQYAATIAEQRRHSLRRNWEEGEGPVRPEEDPTALDELPGEEEQLSLFQVLSAEVTDSSNQYSVFDADPDAELLDDEIDTSVPIDLPPPPPPGRSRGLVQLDGRPVAEVKRELRAINADLARQLARYTGLTHQEVNQRLNAEAGIRRIADAAVDELQRRIDRAERWMANL
- a CDS encoding RcpC/CpaB family pilus assembly protein; its protein translation is MITEQDRRTPLDVEEPAPRRAHGRPRRPLPSSRAVVGGLLVASAALGSVVIATSGSGPATVPVLVADGTVEPGTALGPSSLRVVEMALPAELLDSTFDDPDELRGTVSRSRLADGELLQDGDVVASTPEQRAAAPAREVSLRLDAHRVVAGRVEPGDTVDVLATYGNGADATTTLVLGDAHVIAVESSDDRIAGSRTVILTLALDERADTVALAHALDVASINVVRTTTASPGDAVEPYTLGDAPEAQDS
- a CDS encoding sensor histidine kinase, yielding MTEMHVRMPPAGPPGHHDEDERCVGWFEGLGRDSVYVFLQFPLTLASFVAMVTGLALSAGLIVLVVGLPVLVIVLGLARVFATLQREVVTIRGHQRIEPGLYRRPEGTSAWRRWLLAVRTPQPWLDALHGVVSFPLGVATFVVATTMWAVVLNGFTFWFWQGFVDFGPPEENTTLPELLNWDIPEAVLYLLMGLVGLALLRPVIQLCAAMHEGLARLLLDNSRVRELEERVRQLDTARSAAAQAEVASLRRLERDLHDGPQQRLVRLGMDLAVAERRLESSPESAREAIAEARRQAAETLEELRALSRGIAPPILADRGLEPALTAMAARSPVPTEVDVRLGSDSPLDEPVETAAYFVASEALANVAKHAQATRVIMSVRRDGEELVVEVEDDGAGGATVLPGHGLSGLADRVEALGGRLDVSSPAGGPTRLVARIPCAS
- a CDS encoding response regulator gives rise to the protein MRVLIADDSVLLREGLARLLPELGHEVIGAVGDGPSLVDAVVELEPDLALVDVRMPPNHRDDGLVAAIEARRRRPGTPVLVLSQYVEESYAAELLADGLGGAGYLLKDRVEDLDTLESAIETVASGGTVLDPEVVAQLFVQRRNAGPLSRLTPREREVLALMAEGRSNPAIADQLVISGGAVEKHIGNIFTKLDLQPTGEEHRRVLAVLTYLRES
- a CDS encoding type II secretion system F family protein, with translation MTLVVASAAALGTFYLVTATWFGWTGLRPAPHPAHRGRARRVRPDEWLVQAGLADVRTTQFVAATIAVGLAAAAVGGALLGGVAPAVATGILAAGTPFASYRRRRQHRLDLARDAWPHLIEEIRLRVGSLGRSIPQALFEVGERGPVEMRPAFEAAHREWLLTTDFERTTAVLKDRLADPTADVVCETLLVAHALGGSDVGERLAALVEDRILDLQGRKDARAKQAGARFARRFVVLVPVGMALAGMQVGDGRAAYASAAGQAVALVAIGLVAACWWWAGRVMQLPEPERVFS
- a CDS encoding CpaF family protein encodes the protein MTTTRPEAAPGVGDSPLLEIERRVAERAKDLAIDLDRHDAEASLRRLVNEEITTWADDYERGRRHHPLADPERVAERALRNIAGLGPLGPLLADEDVWEIMVNAPDAVFVKRHRGHSGYHDEVFHDDEHVIRVLTKILDGSAGAHRKLDPTEGLQDAQLDDGARLHIVHGDVSRGGHVMVNIRKFTGVPFSDLRELVERGTLSEQAATFLAACVRSRLSIVFAGAPGAGKTTLLSCCAAEIDPSLRVVIAEEVFEADVPVANVASMQTRPARADRPAVDLRRLVAGFLRMAPDVAIVGEVRDREALPLLLTLSSGVKGFTTIHAGSSRQALTRLRFVAQLSDTGHDLTVASLTALVTEAVDLVVHSARRPGGPVVTSILAVEDLTAAADAGHFTTTELFHRRPEDDRLVWTGHLPVRASRALADTGISVRELLDDGDGR
- a CDS encoding type II secretion system F family protein, whose translation is MTTLLLFVVAWVGGALALSEIRWFRRARLVDRLSPYSPSSARTSTRSSVSVESVVDVVGPLARSAGAAVSRAVGVDDDLATRLHRLHSAADPTAFRVRQIGWSVAALGAGAAATVTLGPPPALAAVLLLGLPVLAVLIPEQQLATALSTRRRRLVLELPVVAEQLGMLLSAGYSLGNALGRLAERGHGPSAEDLRRACARIRYGTGEIEALREWAAAARVPAVDRLVAILALNREAGDLGRFISEEARAIRRDTQRDLVETMERRAQQVWIPVTVAALVPGTLFLVVPFLDAMRLFTTS
- a CDS encoding helix-turn-helix domain-containing protein, whose amino-acid sequence is MTEQIRWLSTKEAAERLGITPRTLYRFIDEGSLPAYRFGRVIRLQEAEVLAFIDSCRIPPGSLEHLYPELVDAGKDASATEDSRA